TTTTATTCCCCCATTTTGGAATCAACGGCATCCTTTTTCCCCTGGTGGTGCGCGCCTTTGGTCTTCTTTGCAGCATTGTCGGCATTCTGGCGGCTAAGGCCAAAGAAACCGACGAGCCGATGAAAGCTTTGAATAAGGGCTATTTTGTGACGAGCTTTTTATCTGCCATAGCTTTTTATTTTGTGACCATGGAGATGCTGGGAAATGTTTTGTTTTTCTATGCAGGATTGGTGGGCATTTTAGCCAGCCTTGCCTTTGTTTTTATCACCCAATATTATACCGAAGCAAAGTACCGGCCGGTAAGAGAAATTGCCCGGGCTTCTGAAACCGGCCACGCCACCAATATTATCACTGGATTTTCAGTCGGGTTAGAGTGCACGGCCGCTACCGTAGTTACTATTTCCTTGGCTCTTATGGGGTCTTTCAAATTAGGAGCCATGACCGGTTTTGAGGGAGGAGGGCTTTATGGCACCGCTGTTGCCACTATGGGAATGTTAGCCACGGCTGCCTATATCTTGGCCATGGATACTTTTGGCCCGATCACCGATAATGCCGGAGGCATTGTCGAAATGTCAGGAGTGCCTCAAGAAGCTCGAAAGATTACCGATAAGTTAGACTCTGCCGGGAATACGACAAAAGCTCTGACAAAAGGCTATGCCATGGGAAGCGCCGCTTTAGCAGCCTTTTTGCTTTTCTCGGCATACTTGGAAGAAGCAAAATTAACGATCGTGGATTTAACCAAGGTAGAAGTTTTTGTAGGCGGATTTATAGGAGCAATGCTGATTTTTCTTTTCAGTTCTCTCGCCATCAGGGCTGTCGGCAGAGCCGCTTTTCTCATAGTCAACGAAGTTCGCCGGCAGTTCAAAGAAGATCCCGGGATTATGGCGGGAAAGAGCAAGCCAGATTATTCTAAATGCATAGACATTACCACCAGAGGGGCTTTAAAAGAAATGATTTTGCCAGGATTATTAGCTGCCGGCATTCCGGTGGCAGTTGGCTTGATTTTAGGAGCAGAAGCCGTGGCCGGCCTGATAATGATAGGAACAATTGTTGGCGTTCTTTTGGCAACGGTAATGAATAATGCCGGCGGGGCCTGGGACAATGCCAAAAAATTCATCGAGGCCGGAAACTTGGGCGGGAAAAAATCCTTTGCCCATCAGGCGGCAGTTACCGGAGACACCGTCGGAGATCCTTTTAAGGATACGGCCGGTCCGTCTCTGCACGTTCTGATCAAGTTGTTGGGAACTTTGACCTTGGCTCTGGCGACTTTGTTTGTCAGGTAACAACTCATGCTTTATTTTCCTATAGTCGTCTCGTTTTTCAGTTTGGTTTTCGTCTTTTTTCTGATCAGGCAAGTTCGGAAGATTTCTGCTAAAGCAGATCCAAAAGTTGGGTTTTTTCAGAACGTCTGGGAGGAAACTTTTCTGAAAAGAGAGTATCGAATGATCGCCGTCGTCGCTCCCCTGTTTTTTTTAATTCTCTGGACGGCATTCGGTTTTAAATCCGGACTCGGTTTTTTAGTCGGAGTTTTGGCTGCGGTCATAGTCGGACTTTTGGGGAAAGCGGCTCTCTATGGCAGTGATTTTAGAGGAATAGAAACAGCGGGAAAATCCCTAAAAACCTCTTTCAAAAGCAGCTTGGCGCTCGGGCTTTCAGTCGTCGGCATCGGTCTTTTGGCTGTTTCGGTCTTTTGTTTTTTTACTCACGACTTAAAAGTTTTAGTTTCATTGTCTCTGGGAGGAAATCTGATTTCGGCTTTCGGCAGGATCATTTCAGGAATCTATTTCGGAACGGTCAGCATCAGAAAAGATCTGGCCGACAATCCCGAAAAAGAAACTCTTGAAGATAATCTTAAGAAGACCGGGGCCGGCAGCGGGATTAACAGATCTATTGCCGCGGCGGTGGATCTCTTTGGGACTTATGTTATTGTTCTGGTTTCGGCGGTGATTCTGGCTGAGACTTTATTTCCGGGAAATGCATCGCTGGCGTTTTTGCCGATTCTTCTGGCGGCGATAACGATTCTTGCCGCCGTCGTCGGCAGCTTTTTTGTCGGCTTTGGCGAAAACCGAGAGATAATCGGAACTTTTCACAAATGGCTGGGCGTGTCTATTCCAATAGCAGCCATCGGTTTTTATCTGGCGATCAGGAAAATTGATTTGCCGGCGTCTCTTCCGATTTCAGGAAGCGGGCTTTATCTTGCTTCGCTGGCCGGGTTGGCGGTTGCCGTCGGCATTTTCATTGCCGCCATTTACTTTGCTTCGACAAAGCGGAAACCGGTGAAAACGGTCGCTTCGGCTTCACAAATCGGTCAGGACGCAAACATTATTGTAGGTTTAGCGGTCGGGATACAGTCAACGATTGCGCCGGCAGCCTTGGTTTTCTTAGGAGTTTTTCTTTCTTTCTTGGCAGCCGGGATTTACGGAGTTGCCCTGGCAGCCGCATCCGTGATTTCTTGGGCCGCAATCGCAGTTTCTATCAGCGTCTTTTGCCGCCTTAGAGATAATTTTGCGGGTTTTTCCGGAACTGCCGAGACTATTGAGGCTATGGCCGGGACTTATGCTGTTGTTTCAGCGAGTCTGGCTGCTCTAATTCTTTTTTTCGCCTTCAACCAGGAATTAATTTCTTCCGGGGCCAGATTTCAAATTTTTCTGGATGAGCCAAAAATTATTGCAGGGTTATTTTTAGGCAGTCTGCTTCCCTGCGCTTTTACTTTTTTACTCGTAAGCTTTATTGGCAGGACGGCCGGCAAAGTTACAGATGAATTTAAGAATTTTTCTTACGAAACCAAAGAGCAGGAAAAGCCGGAATTTAGAAAGTTAGCAGAGGCGATTGCCACGGTTGTATTCAGGCAGGTGCCCGTTTTCGGCTTGTTGCCGGTTTTTCTCCCGGTCGCTGCCGGCCTTATCTTCGGCCCGTTGGTTTTAGCCGGGGTTTTGATCGGCTGTCTTGTTGCCGGCCTGCTTCTGGCAATTTCTATGATTTTAGGAGGAGCCGTCTGGAATAATGCCAGAGGGTATATTGAGCAAGGCAATTACGGCGGCAAAGGAAGCCCAGCTTGCCAAGCGGCAATCACCGGCGCCGCCGCAGGCAATTTCTATAAAGATGCGGTCGGGCCGGCCTTGAGCTCAATGATCAAGATTGTCAACATCGTCGCTCTGCTAATCGTTAACTTTTTGGTTTAGAGCATCCCACGGCCTTTACTAAAAGGCAAATTTTTGCTATATTGTTTTTATGAATCTCATTCCAACCGTAATTGAAAAATCTCAATTTGGCGAAAGAGCCTATGACATCTATTCAAGGCTTTTAAAAGAAAGGATTATATTTTTAGTCGGGCCGATCAGCGACGTTTTGGCAAATTCAATCATTGCCCAAATGTTATTTTTGGATTCCAAAGACTCGGGTAAGGACATTCAGCTTTACATCAATACCCCGGGAGGATCGGTGACAGCTGGCTTGGCGATCTATGACACCATTCAGTATATAAAAGCCGATGTCTCGACTGTCTGTCTCGGGATAGCGGCTTCGATGGGAGCAACCTTGCTGGCGGCGGGAAAGAAAGGCAAAAGATTTGCCCTTCCCAACTGCGAAATCCTGCTGCATCAGGTAGCCGGCGGGGTCAGCGGCCAAGCTGTTGAAATTGAGATAACCGCCAGGCAGATTCTTAAGATAAGGGAAAAGCTGAATGAGATTCTATCAAAACATACCGGTCAGCCGTTGGCGAAGATTGAGAAAGACACCGATCGCGATTTTTATCTTTCCGCCGAAGAGGCGCAAACCTACGGTTTGATCGATAAAGTCATTAAAACCAAGGTTTAAAAAGCAAACCAGTTTGGTGCAGCAGACTTAGGTTGCCCAAAATATGGAACAATTACTCTATATTATTGTCGCGGCTTTGGCTTTAGCCGCAGGCGCGGTCTTGGGGTATTTCGCCCGCCAGTCGATCGCCAAGAGGAAACTCGGCACCATCGAGGAGAAACTCGGCAAGATGATTTCCCAGGCAAAGGCCGAGGCGGAAACGATCCTGGCCGAATCCAGAGTTAAAGCTCAAAAGCTGCTCGAGACGACCCAGAAAGAAACGGAAACCCGCCACCAGCAGATCTTTAGGGCGGAAGGCCTGCTTTTGAAAAGAGAAAATCTTTTGGAAGAAAGAATAGACCAGATCGAGGAGCGCGAACAAGACTTCATCGAAAAGGTGGAAAAGCTGAAGGCGGTGAAAAAGAGCATCGAAGAATTGGAAGCCAAGACAAAAGCCGAACTGGAAAGAGTCGCTGGCCTTTCGGGCGCAGAAGCCAAAGAAGAGCTGTTGAAAAAAGTGGAAGCCGAGTCTCAGCGGGAAATTCTCGAGAGAATGAGAAAGCTCGAGGAGAACGGCCGCGACCAGTTCGAAAAGAAGGCCAAGGAGATTCTGGCTGTGGCTATCCAAAAACAGGCTCTTTCCCAGGTCCAGGAGATTACGACAACCACGGTTGCCCTTCCCAACGACGAACTCAAAGGCAGAATTATCGGCAAGGAAGGAAGGAATATCAGAACCCTGGAAAAGCTGACCGGAGTCGAGGTGATCATTGACGAAACTCCTCAAGTTCTGGTCATTTCCGGGTTTGATCCGGTCCGCCGACAGATCGCCAAGACCGCTCTTGAAAAGCTGATTCAAGACGGAAGAATCCAGCCGGCCAGAATAGAGGATGAAGTCGCCAGAGCAGAATCTGAAATTTCCAAGCAAGTTAGGGACGCCGGAGAAGCCGCCATTTACGAAGTCGGCATCGTCGGCCTAGACCCGAAATTAGTTCAGCTTTTGGGCAGGTTAAAGTTCAGAACCAGTTACGGCCAGAACGTCCTTTTGCACTCGATCGAAGTTTCTCATTTGGCAACCGCTTTGGCTGATGAAGTCGGAGCCAACGCCCAGGTAGCCAAAAAGGCCGGCCTTTTGCACGATATCGGCAAAGCAGTCGACCAGCAGATTGAAGGTTCTCACGTCGATATCGGCGTCAAGATTTTGGAGAAGTTTGGCGCCGAAAAAGAAGTGATTTCAGCCATGAAATCCCACCACGAAGATTATCCCTACGAAAATCTGGAAGCCTTATTGGTCCAGGCGGCAGACCAGATTTCCGGAGCCAGGCCCGGAGCCAGGAAAGATACGGCCGAAAATTACTTAAAGAGATTAGGGGATTTAGAAAAGATCGCCACCAGTTTTCCCGGAGTTGAAAAAGCTTGGGCTTTGCAAGCCGGAAGAGAAATCAGGGTTTTTGTCAAGCCGGAAGAAATTGACGATCTGACCGCCAAAAAAATGGCCAAAGAAATCGCCCAAAGGATCCAGGAAGAATTAAGGTATCCCGGGGAAATAAAAGTCAGCTTAATCAGGGAATTAAGAATAGTTGAACACGCCAGGTAGTATGTTAAAAAATCTTTTAGGCAACAAAAAAACAGCCTATATATTGGCCGCGATTGCTTCGGTCCTGGTTGTCATTGCTGTCTGGTATTTATTCGGCAGATAAGTTTTGTTTTTGAAAAAAACAAAAAGCAGCTTCTTTTGAAAGCTGCTTTTTGCATCAGCGAAGCTGAGTTCAAGAAGCTAACGCAATAATCAAATCTAGTTTAAGATGATAGACATGAACAAAACATACAAGAGTTTAGCTCTAATATTTAACTCCTGGGGTTGCAATGGATACTTAGAAAGATTCAACCAAATTCTCCAAGAAGAATGCCTTTCTCGATTTACAGGACATTTATAGGACATGCGATGTCCAATATTTCCACTTATTTTACCTCAGTCAGACATGCGATGTCCGATTTACCAGATTTGATCGTTGCATTGGAAACTTGAATCCAACGAAGAACTAGTTGACATTTCTTTTGGGTTAAGATATTTGTAAACATAGAAGAACCTTTAACAGTTCTCAGAACAAACAGATACAGAAAGGAAGGAGGAAGAAATGGCTCTGAAGAAAGGGTTGCTCGCCATTCGAGCAGCTTGGCTGTGGGAGTGGCAGGAAAAAGGAATTCTCGAGGTAGCCTCCCTTTTCGGAACAAGAGTGCTTATTGTTGCCGAGAATGCCCGCCTAAGAAGGACCTGTTATCAAAAAGGAGGTAAAGTCTCAACTCGCTACTGGCTTGGAAAGGGAACCATTCTTGTTCCTCGGTGGGATCCATTGAAATTTCATTATGATCTTGTTGCCGACAAGAGAGTAGAAATCATGAGCCCCGAAGAACAAAGGGAAAGAGGTTTTTATCGCCTAGACAATGGAGACCTCTTAGTGCTTATCTATCAGCACCTTGAGGATGCGCTGCACTTTCAGCGTCAGCAATGGCACATATTGCTTGAAAGTTATCCTCAAGAACTCCAAGGGATTTCCAACAATCTCGCCAAAATCGAAGAAAGGGCGTTGGAACACAGTGGCGATAGACTCAGCGGTTTGGGATACGATTATCGGCGTCGAAGAGAAGAAATCCACCGCATCATTACACGCTTAGCAGGGAGAGAAAAAGCAGCGGCAATTCTCTTGAAAGTTCTCAACGAAGAGATTGCCCTTGCTCAGAAAAGTCTCCTTTTTGCCCTTTCCAGCCAGCCGGTAAAAGATTTACTGAAAGGCATTTCAGTAAACGACCAAGGATTGAGGGCTTATCTGGTTAGAGTTTATCTGAATCTTAGCCAGATGAGGGTTCGACCGGTGGTGAAATCGCTTGCCCGGGCACAGTCAAATTTACGAGCAGCTCTGGGGAGTCTCGCTGTCGGGGAAGCAAGCAGGATGGTTCATTGCATAAAACTGGCGATCAAAAATTTAGAGGAGGCGAAAAAAAACCTTCAACAGTCGTAAGGTTCACAATTCCTAAACAGTTGGGTTATCCTAAACAAGATAACCCAATTTGTTTTTATGACAAAATGAAGCTCCCTGCGGCGAGACCGCAGGGTATCTTCTCTCCCAATGTATTTTTATTATTAATTGCCGCTTTTCATCCCCGCGGCAAGACCACGGGGTATTCAAGCGGCTTTGAGATAAAGAAAACACGGATTCATCCGCAGGGACTCTGTTTTAAGCAAATTTTAATGAAGAAAAACAAACGAGAAAAAAGCGTTTTGAGGGTTGACGTCTTAAAACTGCTATAGCAATGATAAGTCGTCAACGAGAACGGGGTGTAACATTAGCCAACATTGACGACTATCGTCAACGAAAGGGAAGTGCAACATTTAGAACAGACGGTCGTCTCTCTTAAATGTTGTAGTAAGTTTTTCTTAGGCGGCTGCCGGCTTTGCGGTTGACGCCGGATTTGTCCTGGTTTGAGATGTAAGACACTTGCCGCTTTGAAAAAGTCAGGTATAAGACAGGCGCTTGACTCGGGTGCTTAACCTGGTTAAGCAACCGGCAAGAAAATGAAAAATAGTCAATAGAAATTAGTGATTATTTTCTATTTTCCAATTTCCATAACTATTTTCCAAGTTCACCGCCCCGTAGAATTACTGCGATAGCAATGATTCTACGGGACAACAATGTAAAATAAGTCCATTGATGACTGTCGTCAATTCTAGTTCATTGATGACTGTCGTCAACGAAGCTGATTTACTTTCCTCCCGGTTTTCCTCCTGGCTTTGTTGGAGAAGCATTGAAATAATTAATCAATCCTATATAGAGAGCATCGGCTTCTTGATTTACTCTATCTCCATTAAGAACGAATTTAGCAGATCCGTCAGAATTAGAACAAACTTGGGTTGATGTTCCGTTTAGATATTGTTGAGCCTCCCAGTCATTGGTGATGTAATAAGCTTCAGTTAAAGCAGAAACCAAATGGCCATAAACCGTCATTCCGTAACCGCCGTTGTCTAAACCTTCGTCTTTATAAACATTTGGTTCGGGCGGTTTAGTAAGTCCCGTCCATAAGGCGTCATGTAAAGCAATGGCCAGAGGTTTATCTTGTCTCTCATTGTAAATCACCAGCAAGCCATCATCCGTAGAGTTAGTTGAACCATTATGATGAACCGAAACCAAAGCATCGCATTTCCTGCCTAAACTCTTGCACTCCTCTATTGCCATATCCACTCTACTTTTTCGACTGGAAATGGTCTCATCACATTTTCGAGTTAAAACGACTATGGCACCGGCCCCTTCTAATTTTGCTTTTAAGGCATAAACCACCGCTAAATTGACATCCTTTTCATAAATCGTGGCACTTGTACCAGAGTTTGCCGGATATTGTGCTCCTACTTCATCTCCGCCATGACCAGCATCCAGGGCAATAATTTTTCCCTGAAGAGAAGTCTGAGCTGAAATCATTCCGGTCGCAACTAAACCAACCAGTGCTATCGAACCCAAAACTATTAACCCAATTTTTATCTTTTTCATATTTTAATTAAAAATTAAATTTTAAACGATTGACCTTTGATTTAGAGTTTTTTCTCTTATTAGGTGACTGTCACCTTCACCGGTACGAACAAATTTGTTCTTAAATCCTGAATTTGGCGCGATTTTGTCAATTTTCTGGAAAAGAGAATTGTAAATAGGGTGTAAACGCAGTATCTCATTTATATAAACTGGTCAAGCCAGACTTGACTATCTCGTCTAACTGTAATTGGTTGGACTTGGGAGTAATTATATGAGTCCGCTCGAACCTATTGTGATTATAACCCGGAGAGATCGTTTTCAATTGCGTTAAGTTCGGCATTAAGTCCAGAAAGATCGGTTTCGTTGAGGTCGGCTTCA
This genomic window from bacterium contains:
- a CDS encoding sodium/proton-translocating pyrophosphatase — encoded protein: MLYFPIVVSFFSLVFVFFLIRQVRKISAKADPKVGFFQNVWEETFLKREYRMIAVVAPLFFLILWTAFGFKSGLGFLVGVLAAVIVGLLGKAALYGSDFRGIETAGKSLKTSFKSSLALGLSVVGIGLLAVSVFCFFTHDLKVLVSLSLGGNLISAFGRIISGIYFGTVSIRKDLADNPEKETLEDNLKKTGAGSGINRSIAAAVDLFGTYVIVLVSAVILAETLFPGNASLAFLPILLAAITILAAVVGSFFVGFGENREIIGTFHKWLGVSIPIAAIGFYLAIRKIDLPASLPISGSGLYLASLAGLAVAVGIFIAAIYFASTKRKPVKTVASASQIGQDANIIVGLAVGIQSTIAPAALVFLGVFLSFLAAGIYGVALAAASVISWAAIAVSISVFCRLRDNFAGFSGTAETIEAMAGTYAVVSASLAALILFFAFNQELISSGARFQIFLDEPKIIAGLFLGSLLPCAFTFLLVSFIGRTAGKVTDEFKNFSYETKEQEKPEFRKLAEAIATVVFRQVPVFGLLPVFLPVAAGLIFGPLVLAGVLIGCLVAGLLLAISMILGGAVWNNARGYIEQGNYGGKGSPACQAAITGAAAGNFYKDAVGPALSSMIKIVNIVALLIVNFLV
- the clpP gene encoding ATP-dependent Clp endopeptidase proteolytic subunit ClpP; protein product: MNLIPTVIEKSQFGERAYDIYSRLLKERIIFLVGPISDVLANSIIAQMLFLDSKDSGKDIQLYINTPGGSVTAGLAIYDTIQYIKADVSTVCLGIAASMGATLLAAGKKGKRFALPNCEILLHQVAGGVSGQAVEIEITARQILKIREKLNEILSKHTGQPLAKIEKDTDRDFYLSAEEAQTYGLIDKVIKTKV
- a CDS encoding N-acetylmuramoyl-L-alanine amidase gives rise to the protein MKKIKIGLIVLGSIALVGLVATGMISAQTSLQGKIIALDAGHGGDEVGAQYPANSGTSATIYEKDVNLAVVYALKAKLEGAGAIVVLTRKCDETISSRKSRVDMAIEECKSLGRKCDALVSVHHNGSTNSTDDGLLVIYNERQDKPLAIALHDALWTGLTKPPEPNVYKDEGLDNGGYGMTVYGHLVSALTEAYYITNDWEAQQYLNGTSTQVCSNSDGSAKFVLNGDRVNQEADALYIGLINYFNASPTKPGGKPGGK
- a CDS encoding sodium-translocating pyrophosphatase, which gives rise to MLAIPIVISFLALGFAFYLTLWVKKCSQGTDKMREIFEIIKQGANAFLKTQYQTIAAIAGLLALILLAAYGFSGNWIYGFQVSAAFIFGAACSLFSGFIGMWIAVRSNVRVASAAQTSFSKALTIALRGGAVSGITIVAMSLLGISSLYLIYDFFGYEVVSIPSLIVGFGFGASLVALFAQLGGGIYTKAADVGADLVGKIEAGIPEDDPRNPAVIADLVGDNVGDCAGRGADLFESTAAENIGAMILGVVLFPHFGINGILFPLVVRAFGLLCSIVGILAAKAKETDEPMKALNKGYFVTSFLSAIAFYFVTMEMLGNVLFFYAGLVGILASLAFVFITQYYTEAKYRPVREIARASETGHATNIITGFSVGLECTAATVVTISLALMGSFKLGAMTGFEGGGLYGTAVATMGMLATAAYILAMDTFGPITDNAGGIVEMSGVPQEARKITDKLDSAGNTTKALTKGYAMGSAALAAFLLFSAYLEEAKLTIVDLTKVEVFVGGFIGAMLIFLFSSLAIRAVGRAAFLIVNEVRRQFKEDPGIMAGKSKPDYSKCIDITTRGALKEMILPGLLAAGIPVAVGLILGAEAVAGLIMIGTIVGVLLATVMNNAGGAWDNAKKFIEAGNLGGKKSFAHQAAVTGDTVGDPFKDTAGPSLHVLIKLLGTLTLALATLFVR
- the rny gene encoding ribonuclease Y; the protein is MEQLLYIIVAALALAAGAVLGYFARQSIAKRKLGTIEEKLGKMISQAKAEAETILAESRVKAQKLLETTQKETETRHQQIFRAEGLLLKRENLLEERIDQIEEREQDFIEKVEKLKAVKKSIEELEAKTKAELERVAGLSGAEAKEELLKKVEAESQREILERMRKLEENGRDQFEKKAKEILAVAIQKQALSQVQEITTTTVALPNDELKGRIIGKEGRNIRTLEKLTGVEVIIDETPQVLVISGFDPVRRQIAKTALEKLIQDGRIQPARIEDEVARAESEISKQVRDAGEAAIYEVGIVGLDPKLVQLLGRLKFRTSYGQNVLLHSIEVSHLATALADEVGANAQVAKKAGLLHDIGKAVDQQIEGSHVDIGVKILEKFGAEKEVISAMKSHHEDYPYENLEALLVQAADQISGARPGARKDTAENYLKRLGDLEKIATSFPGVEKAWALQAGREIRVFVKPEEIDDLTAKKMAKEIAQRIQEELRYPGEIKVSLIRELRIVEHAR